A window of Phyllobacterium sp. T1293 contains these coding sequences:
- the lpxK gene encoding tetraacyldisaccharide 4'-kinase, which produces MTSEAPPFWWEKPDWRARALTPLSKIYGMVAGRRIRRAVPPAVPVPVLCIGNFTVGGAGKTPTSIAFAQAARSAGLNPGIVSRGYGGAFSGLHRVDPDHDSARHVGDEPMLLARHAPVVVCADRFAGAKALQDAGCDFIIMDDGFQSARLHFDYALMVVDAGRGIGNGHVIPGGPLRAPLTDQLVRTDAVLKIGSASGADGLVRNAARAAKPVYEATLQPKAELSVMGQTLLAFAGIGDPSKFFRTLAEAGGNVVQSRPFPDHHPFTDEEIADLIKSADAEGLTLITTAKDHVRLLDGSEAARAFAARTQVLDVELVFAHPQTAARIISETRERARLRLIRRL; this is translated from the coding sequence ATGACCAGCGAAGCGCCTCCATTCTGGTGGGAAAAGCCGGATTGGCGCGCGCGGGCCTTAACTCCTCTGTCAAAGATATACGGCATGGTTGCCGGGCGGCGCATTCGTCGCGCCGTGCCGCCCGCTGTCCCCGTGCCGGTGCTTTGCATCGGCAATTTCACCGTCGGCGGAGCGGGCAAAACACCGACTTCCATTGCCTTTGCGCAGGCTGCGCGTTCAGCTGGGCTTAATCCCGGTATTGTCTCGCGCGGCTATGGCGGTGCTTTTTCGGGATTGCACCGGGTCGATCCTGATCATGACAGTGCCCGCCATGTGGGCGATGAACCTATGCTGCTGGCCCGTCACGCGCCGGTGGTCGTGTGCGCCGACCGATTTGCTGGCGCAAAAGCATTGCAGGATGCGGGATGCGATTTCATCATCATGGATGATGGATTTCAGAGCGCGCGGCTGCATTTTGACTATGCGCTGATGGTCGTTGATGCTGGGCGCGGTATCGGCAATGGTCACGTCATTCCCGGTGGGCCGCTGCGGGCACCCCTGACGGATCAGCTGGTGCGCACCGATGCCGTGCTCAAGATTGGTTCGGCCAGCGGTGCCGATGGGCTCGTGCGCAATGCTGCCCGTGCGGCCAAACCTGTATACGAGGCCACGCTTCAGCCCAAGGCGGAGCTTTCCGTCATGGGGCAAACGCTGCTTGCTTTTGCCGGTATTGGCGACCCGTCGAAATTCTTTCGCACATTGGCAGAGGCAGGCGGCAACGTCGTACAGTCAAGACCGTTTCCGGATCATCATCCCTTTACGGATGAAGAGATTGCCGATCTGATCAAAAGCGCCGATGCGGAAGGATTGACGCTGATTACGACGGCGAAGGATCATGTCCGCCTGCTCGACGGCAGTGAAGCCGCAAGGGCATTTGCTGCGCGAACGCAGGTGCTTGATGTGGAACTGGTCTTTGCCCATCCGCAAACAGCGGCCCGTATTATCAGTGAAACGCGGGAGCGCGCGCGTCTGCGGCTTATTCGCCGTTTATAG
- the waaA gene encoding lipid IV(A) 3-deoxy-D-manno-octulosonic acid transferase has protein sequence MSERWARFILSSYRWVGAMAFPVVGAYVAFRASKGKEERGRQGERYGVASVARPTGPLVWVHAASVGETSAVTPLVETIVDMGINVVLTTGTVTSAKMVQERLGDRVIHQYVPLDLKPAVDRFLSHWQPDLAVICESEIWPMTILELGLRRVPQVLVNGRLSDKSFASWQKRSSVAEALFENLAHVVAQSDIDGERFRALGARPVTVSGNLKVDTAVPPVVQSELEILQRQIGNRKTWAAISTHQGEEEVVAQVHHMLKVRHRDLLTIIVPRHPDRAPAIAEEIEKLGMKVALRSRGDVIKPDTDIYLGDTIGEMGLYLRLTEIAFVGRSLLAQGGQNPLEPAMLKTAILSGRNVQNFRDSYQRLIKNGAAKLIRDKDMLAGAVNYLFNNPADRQIMIDAGVKTVEDMRGSLDLTMNALEPFIQPLVLKARLSAREGGWK, from the coding sequence TCCGTGCCAGCAAGGGCAAGGAAGAGCGCGGACGGCAGGGTGAACGCTATGGCGTCGCCAGCGTCGCGCGGCCGACAGGGCCGTTGGTGTGGGTTCACGCGGCAAGTGTGGGGGAAACATCCGCCGTCACTCCATTGGTCGAAACCATTGTCGATATGGGCATCAATGTTGTTCTGACCACGGGCACGGTTACATCGGCCAAGATGGTGCAGGAACGTCTGGGTGATCGGGTTATCCATCAATATGTGCCGCTTGATCTGAAACCGGCGGTTGATCGTTTCCTCAGTCACTGGCAACCGGACCTTGCCGTGATTTGCGAATCCGAAATCTGGCCCATGACCATTCTCGAACTTGGATTGCGGCGTGTCCCGCAGGTTCTGGTCAATGGCCGCCTGTCAGATAAATCCTTTGCCTCCTGGCAGAAAAGATCATCTGTCGCGGAAGCACTCTTCGAAAATCTTGCGCATGTGGTTGCACAGTCCGACATTGATGGCGAACGGTTCCGTGCCCTTGGCGCGCGTCCGGTCACGGTATCGGGCAATCTGAAAGTGGATACGGCAGTTCCGCCTGTTGTGCAGTCCGAACTTGAGATTTTGCAGCGCCAGATCGGCAACCGCAAGACATGGGCCGCCATCTCTACCCACCAGGGCGAGGAAGAGGTTGTTGCGCAGGTCCATCATATGCTCAAGGTCAGGCACCGCGATCTTCTGACCATCATTGTGCCGCGTCATCCGGATCGTGCGCCTGCTATTGCTGAGGAAATCGAAAAGCTTGGCATGAAGGTGGCATTGCGCAGTCGCGGCGATGTCATCAAGCCGGATACGGACATTTATCTTGGTGATACGATCGGCGAGATGGGGCTCTATCTCAGATTGACGGAGATTGCGTTTGTCGGACGTTCGCTGCTGGCACAGGGCGGGCAGAACCCGCTCGAACCGGCAATGCTGAAGACCGCGATCCTGTCCGGGCGCAATGTGCAGAACTTCCGCGATTCCTATCAGCGCTTGATCAAGAATGGCGCGGCAAAGCTTATTCGCGACAAGGATATGCTGGCCGGAGCGGTGAACTATCTTTTCAACAATCCGGCTGATCGGCAGATCATGATTGATGCTGGCGTGAAAACTGTCGAAGACATGCGTGGCTCGCTCGATCTTACCATGAATGCGCTCGAACCGTTTATTCAACCATTGGTATTGAAGGCGCGATTGAGTGCCCGTGAAGGTGGTTGGAAATGA